The window GAAGTAGAGGTGCAGTTCCACATCACCAACCACCTAGCGCTCAACAGTCGGGAGGAAGCCGAGTCGATCTTGGGCTACCGGTGGACGATCGAGCAATACCATCGGGAACCAAAGCAGATGACCGGCGTGGAGCGGTGTCAGGCGCGCAAGCAGCGGTCGCAGCGCAACCATATCACTGCGCTATCCTCGCGTGGGTGACCCTCTTTGAAGAAGCCAAGCGGCGCACGATCACCGTCTATCAGGTCAAGGAGCGTCTGTTGCACGACTATCTGAGGCAGCAACTGACGACTCCGACAGTCTCAGTGTGCCCATAGATGCACGAGCGAAAGTCCTGTCTACGAGAAGCGCATGAAGATCGAGGAGAGTTTCAAAGACCTGAAGTCGCTTCTGCACCTGGACAGACTGATGAACAAGAGCCGGGAGCGGATGGAGAAGACGATCGCCTTGACGCTCATCGCCTACGCGTTGGGCTACTTGTACGCGTTGGGCTACTTGGTGGGCGAAGCGGCGCGAGATGCTCTCTACGCGAAAAACACAGGAGTCCTACTCCCCGCTCTTCGTCCTCCTGAAACATCGGATCCCTCGCGCGCAAACGGATTCACGCTCGCCGTCGGATCGAGATTAGCCGTCATCGGATCCCTCGCGCACAAACGGACGCAGAACATCCGTCGCGACGCCTATCAACGGTGGATACTCCTCATCGCGCCCACTGTCCCAACTTAGCGGAGCAGGTCAGTGATGTTGGTTGCCTTGAGCCAGGAGCTTCGCTAACCTTGCGACTGAAGGACCAAGCGACATCGGTTCAGATGCTGCGTACGCATCAGGAGACGTGCGATGAAGCTCGACATCCGCTACTGCACTTCTTGAGGGTACAAGGACCGCGCTGCCAGTTTGGCAGCCATACTTCGAGACCGCGTCGCCAAGATCGCCGAACACACGCTGACGCCCGGGTCAGGCGGGGTGTTCGATGTCTCCGTCGACGGGAAGGTCATCTTCTCGAAGCACGAGCAGGGCAGGTTCCCGGATGCTGCGGAGATCGAGAAGTTGATCGGAGGCGCGTGACATGGAGGCGTGCGCGGGAACGCAAGCCGGTTGTCGCGCACGCGCCGAACGCTGACCCGGAGGGAGCACTTCATCTCTGAGATGCCGCTGTCGAGCGCTCCCACGGATGCGCCGCTCGTCGCAGAGCGCATTTGGGCATCGGTACGCCGTTCGACGATCCTCCGCGACGTGTCCTTGTTCCTGCCCCACGGAACCATCACCGGCATCCTCGGCGCGAACGGCGCCGGCAAGACGACATTCCTGCGCGTCGTTTCCGGTGTGCTGCGCCCGTCGGAGGGAGCCGTCTCGCTCGACGGACGGCCGATCGAGTCCTACAGTCGGTCAGCGCTCGCGCGGCGTCTCGGCGTGATTCCTCAGTACACCGACTTCACACTCGAGCTCAGCGTGCGGGACATCGTGTCGATGGGCAGGTTCTGCCACCGACCCATCTATGCCCGGCCGGAACGCGACGACGAATCGATCACCCTGGATGCGCTGCGTGCCATGCGCCTGGACGACCTGTCCGACCGGGCGGCGCACACGCTGAGCGGCGGAGAGAGGCAGCGCATGTTCATCGCCCAGGTGCTGGCTCAGCGGGCCCATGTCGTGCTGCTCGATGAGCCCACGGCGCACCTTGACGTGCGCTACCAGATCGACATCTTACAGACGTTCCAGGATATGGTGCGACTGAACGCCTGGACCGCTGCGACTGTGCTTCACGATCTGCGGCTGGCGTACCGGTTCTGCGACAGACTGGCGTTCCTGCGCAAGGGCGAGTTGCTCGCCGTCGGTCCGACGCGGGCAATGGCGGACGAGGGCTTGGTTCGCGAGACGTTCGGCGTGGAAGCACGCTTCGGCGAGTCAGATGGGCGGCTCGACGTGCAGATCGCGCTCTAACGGTTGGCGTGGGTCCGTGGCGTGGACAGCGGTCGGTTGGCTTCCAGCCGCTGTCCCGCCGAACGCGGCTACCGCTTGAGTTCTCCCCAGGAGACGGCGAGTCGTCCCTTCGGATCGACCGCCAGCGGGTCTGGCCCATCCTTGTCGAACACGAAGACATCGTCGAACGACGCCGTCGAGTGACCAGAGCCCGGCGTACCCGCTCCGCCGTTCAGTCCAGCGTTGGGCAGCGGCGCCCGGACCCCGCCGAAACCGCCGAAGGGCTTCGAGTCGAGCCACTCCTTGGGTTCAGCCTTCCCGTCATCCCATATCTTGCCGTAGACGGTCTTGCTGTCGATGTACATCTTGATCCAGTACCACTTGCCGACCTCGACGGGGTAGGTGGCTTCGCCGTTGAACCATGCCCTCTGGTCGTTGAGGAACTCCATGTTGGTCGCGGCGAGGCGCTCATGGATCAGCCATGTATACCCGTTGTACTTGTCGTTCGGATCGATCCACAGGCCGACTCCTGCTCGGGACCGGTCATGGTCCTTCCAGTCGTCGAGCCGAACGCGGCACATGACGCCGTATTCGTTGGGCCACCCCTTGCCCTGAATGACCGCGTAGGTCGTGTCGCCAGGCACGGGTTCCGTCTGACTCAGCACCCCGCCCTTGAGGACCCACTTGGGCTTGCCTGCCCCCGCCGCCGTCTGAGCGTACTCCGTGAGCCAGTCCTTCCCGAGCTGCGCGGCGCTGAAGTCATCATGGAACAACGTCTTCGCATAGACGGGCACTGCGATGATCGCCCCGAGCGCGATCAGGAGCGCTGTCTTTCCTCTCGCCATCATCGGTTCCTCCACTGAAAAGGTCGGCGACGGATGCCGCCGCAGACTTGATCTGCGAACGTTGATCGCGTACCATCGCCGGCGTGATCGCTGGTTCCGTTGCCCAGATTATCGCAGATTTCTCGCCCGGAAGCCACTCGCCGCAGATGCCACAGCCTGCCATCGTCGTGCAGCGACTCACGAAGCGGTTCGGCGATGTGGTCGCTGTGGACGACCTGTCCTTCGACGTCGCTGAAGCCGAGAACGTCGGCTTGCTGGGCCCGAACGGCGCCGGCAAGACGACGACCATCCAG is drawn from Candidatus Poribacteria bacterium and contains these coding sequences:
- a CDS encoding transposase, encoding MKGFRIVRPCSGGKEDKEVEVQFHITNHLALNSREEAESILGYRWTIEQYHREPKQMTGVERCQARKQRSQRNHITALSSRG
- a CDS encoding transposase; its protein translation is MKIEESFKDLKSLLHLDRLMNKSRERMEKTIALTLIAYALGYLYALGYLVGEAARDALYAKNTGVLLPALRPPETSDPSRANGFTLAVGSRLAVIGSLAHKRTQNIRRDAYQRWILLIAPTVPT
- a CDS encoding SelT/SelW/SelH family protein, with product MAAILRDRVAKIAEHTLTPGSGGVFDVSVDGKVIFSKHEQGRFPDAAEIEKLIGGA
- a CDS encoding ABC transporter ATP-binding protein, producing the protein MSRTRRTLTRREHFISEMPLSSAPTDAPLVAERIWASVRRSTILRDVSLFLPHGTITGILGANGAGKTTFLRVVSGVLRPSEGAVSLDGRPIESYSRSALARRLGVIPQYTDFTLELSVRDIVSMGRFCHRPIYARPERDDESITLDALRAMRLDDLSDRAAHTLSGGERQRMFIAQVLAQRAHVVLLDEPTAHLDVRYQIDILQTFQDMVRLNAWTAATVLHDLRLAYRFCDRLAFLRKGELLAVGPTRAMADEGLVRETFGVEARFGESDGRLDVQIAL